One genomic region from Prochlorococcus marinus CUG1433 encodes:
- the ruvA gene encoding Holliday junction branch migration protein RuvA, whose amino-acid sequence MISWINGELVEFWQINQKFFVLINCQGLGYEIQILETFFLKLKTNQITNKNIILWIKHIKKEDSDLLFGFISKDQKNIFIEILNIRGIGSQIGMSLLNKFSIKELVNAINSQNKKLICSVPGIGQKMSERLILELKSKFKNKLQLDEEKSKNEFQINDSEINKMLPDLELTLKSLNYTKSEIKSILPIIFKETDILSKKEKNKSFENLLKLAMNYLDNEGSNIDR is encoded by the coding sequence TTGATAAGTTGGATAAATGGAGAATTAGTTGAGTTTTGGCAAATTAATCAAAAATTTTTTGTATTAATAAATTGTCAAGGATTAGGATACGAAATCCAAATTTTAGAAACTTTCTTTCTCAAATTAAAAACAAATCAAATAACTAATAAAAACATTATTCTTTGGATAAAACATATCAAGAAAGAAGATTCCGATTTATTATTTGGTTTCATATCTAAGGATCAGAAGAATATTTTCATTGAAATATTAAATATCAGAGGAATAGGGTCACAAATTGGTATGAGCTTATTAAATAAATTTTCAATTAAAGAACTAGTAAATGCAATTAATAGTCAAAATAAAAAATTAATTTGTTCTGTGCCCGGCATAGGTCAAAAAATGTCTGAAAGGTTGATTTTAGAATTAAAAAGTAAATTTAAAAATAAATTACAACTAGATGAAGAAAAAAGTAAAAATGAATTTCAAATCAATGATTCTGAAATAAATAAAATGTTGCCTGACCTTGAATTAACATTAAAGTCTTTAAATTACACCAAAAGTGAAATTAAAAGTATTTTGCCAATTATTTTCAAAGAAACAGATATTCTTTCTAAAAAAGAAAAGAATAAATCATTTGAGAATTTATTAAAGTTAGCTATGAATTATTTAGATAATGAAGGTAGTAATATAGACAGATAA
- a CDS encoding PAM68 family protein, with translation MKKKQSKKKTQNKKKKIYSETNAFANLDKTPIPVTKPKRSSSGIPKYVADRMARRIFFTAGIPTILGMSVFVVSYIIVTRNIAEIPPSSTIAISAIFFLLGLAGLSFGILSASWDKEPGSFFGIENIPMNIQRAKAAFKPATQNFEDKS, from the coding sequence ATGAAAAAAAAGCAATCTAAAAAAAAGACACAAAATAAAAAGAAAAAAATCTATTCTGAGACAAATGCTTTCGCTAATCTAGATAAAACTCCTATTCCTGTAACCAAACCAAAGCGATCATCAAGTGGAATACCTAAATATGTTGCTGATAGAATGGCAAGAAGAATATTTTTTACAGCTGGAATACCAACAATATTAGGAATGTCTGTTTTTGTTGTTAGCTATATTATCGTTACAAGAAATATTGCTGAAATTCCTCCTTCCTCAACCATTGCAATTTCAGCAATTTTTTTCTTGTTAGGTCTAGCAGGATTGAGTTTTGGAATATTATCAGCTAGTTGGGATAAAGAGCCTGGATCTTTTTTTGGTATTGAAAATATCCCAATGAACATACAACGTGCAAAAGCTGCCTTTAAACCTGCAACTCAAAATTTTGAGGATAAAAGTTAA
- the umuD gene encoding translesion error-prone DNA polymerase V autoproteolytic subunit gives MDFSDSTTKKFKVPLLTDSVSAGFPSPADDYTEESIDLNEHLISNPFSTFFLRVKGDSMINAGIKDKDLIIVDKSLTARPGNIIIAMIDGEFTIKRLSIKNNELYLKAENHNYPDFRFKNHIDVQIWGVVIYSIHSYL, from the coding sequence TTGGATTTTTCTGATTCAACCACTAAAAAGTTTAAAGTCCCCTTGTTAACTGATTCAGTATCTGCAGGATTCCCTTCTCCTGCAGATGACTATACAGAAGAAAGTATTGATTTAAATGAACATTTAATATCTAATCCGTTTAGCACCTTTTTTCTTAGGGTTAAAGGTGACTCAATGATAAATGCAGGAATTAAAGATAAAGATTTAATAATAGTAGACAAGAGTTTAACTGCCAGGCCAGGGAATATTATCATTGCGATGATAGACGGGGAGTTTACAATAAAAAGATTATCTATAAAAAATAATGAATTATATTTAAAAGCAGAGAATCATAATTACCCTGATTTTAGATTTAAAAACCATATTGATGTACAGATATGGGGGGTTGTTATTTATTCAATACATAGCTATTTATGA
- a CDS encoding Y-family DNA polymerase translates to MRISSIEAIALIDANNFYASCEQTINPHLRNKPVVILSNNDGCIIARSPEARALKIKMGTPYFKVKERLNKLDVAVLSSNYSLYGDMSRRLMNLIKNQCEQIEIYSIDEAFISISRPNDKNLYPWARSVRSLIYQNLGITITIGIGENKVRAKIANKLAKNIDSSAGIFDLAETKNENNYLKKIAVDKIWGVGKQTSSWLQSKGIKNARELRDIEENEIIKKLGIVGKRLQLELKGHKCLPIEKNKKSKKEIQVSRSFSTPITKLEDLTQALATYAIKASEKMRSQNLQSSNIRVFARTSKYSSQNYQRSAHRQLINATDDTNNILKIVVELSKEIYNPEYKFSKAGVLMQDLTNSEYLQQSVINYKSQKDLKKSTSLMKTIDFLNKRFNKNAITWAITKKQQSWSMNKNFLSRSSTTDIRQIPTILK, encoded by the coding sequence ATGAGGATTTCAAGTATTGAGGCAATAGCTCTAATAGATGCTAATAACTTTTACGCGTCGTGTGAACAAACTATTAATCCTCATTTAAGAAATAAACCAGTAGTAATTTTATCTAATAATGACGGATGTATCATTGCGAGAAGTCCTGAAGCACGTGCTTTAAAAATCAAAATGGGAACTCCATATTTTAAGGTCAAAGAAAGATTAAATAAATTAGATGTAGCAGTTCTAAGCTCAAACTACTCGCTTTACGGCGATATGAGTAGAAGACTAATGAATCTAATAAAAAACCAATGTGAACAGATAGAAATTTATTCCATTGATGAAGCATTTATCTCTATTTCTAGACCTAATGATAAAAATCTATATCCTTGGGCAAGAAGCGTAAGATCATTAATATATCAGAATCTAGGAATTACCATAACTATAGGAATAGGAGAAAATAAAGTAAGAGCAAAAATTGCAAATAAATTAGCTAAAAATATTGATTCCTCCGCTGGAATATTTGATTTAGCTGAAACCAAAAATGAGAATAATTATTTGAAAAAAATTGCTGTAGATAAGATCTGGGGAGTCGGTAAACAAACCTCTAGTTGGTTACAAAGTAAAGGTATTAAAAATGCAAGAGAATTAAGAGATATAGAAGAAAATGAAATCATTAAGAAACTAGGTATTGTAGGGAAAAGATTGCAATTAGAACTGAAAGGTCATAAGTGTCTACCTATAGAAAAAAATAAAAAATCAAAAAAAGAAATTCAGGTAAGCAGAAGTTTCAGCACTCCTATCACAAAATTAGAAGACTTAACTCAAGCACTGGCGACTTACGCAATAAAAGCGTCTGAAAAGATGCGAAGTCAAAATTTACAATCATCTAATATTAGAGTATTTGCCAGAACCAGTAAATATTCAAGTCAAAATTACCAACGCAGTGCTCATAGACAACTTATAAATGCAACAGACGACACAAACAACATTTTAAAAATAGTAGTCGAACTATCTAAAGAAATTTATAATCCCGAATATAAATTTTCAAAAGCTGGTGTTTTAATGCAAGATTTAACAAATAGCGAATATTTACAGCAATCGGTTATCAATTACAAATCTCAAAAAGACCTAAAAAAATCAACAAGTCTTATGAAAACGATTGATTTCTTAAATAAAAGATTTAATAAAAATGCAATTACATGGGCGATCACAAAAAAGCAACAAAGTTGGTCGATGAATAAGAATTTCTTAAGTCGCTCATCAACAACCGACATCAGGCAGATACCAACTATATTAAAGTAA
- a CDS encoding serine hydroxymethyltransferase codes for MEFIIFLSKIDKEILDLLIKANYMVEENKVECLLNRKIKGLHKFEENKIIICTENAKRKTNYRDKNQQPNKDNFKTERAIRKALRHEATHAIQKCNDNKTIGDIKKLESKLHQSKRKALEFSSSNFSGTYAKEVEAYVLEDKPKKVKNLIKKYCL; via the coding sequence ATGGAATTTATTATATTTTTAAGCAAAATAGACAAAGAGATTCTTGATTTATTGATAAAAGCAAATTACATGGTTGAAGAAAATAAAGTTGAGTGTCTATTAAACAGAAAGATAAAAGGACTACACAAATTTGAAGAAAATAAAATCATAATATGTACTGAAAATGCAAAAAGGAAAACAAATTATAGAGATAAGAATCAACAACCAAATAAAGATAACTTCAAAACAGAAAGAGCAATAAGAAAAGCATTAAGACACGAGGCAACTCATGCGATACAAAAATGTAATGACAATAAAACAATAGGGGATATAAAAAAATTAGAAAGCAAATTGCATCAAAGTAAAAGAAAAGCATTAGAGTTCTCTAGTTCAAATTTTTCTGGGACTTATGCGAAAGAAGTAGAAGCTTATGTTCTTGAAGATAAACCCAAAAAAGTTAAAAACTTGATTAAAAAATACTGCCTATAA
- a CDS encoding 23S rRNA (pseudouridine(1915)-N(3))-methyltransferase RlmH, with amino-acid sequence MLQSNRLTIYAIGKIKKLWIRDGINQYKKRMPELVINELKTFNLNNLRSNNNIIICLTEEGKQFNSVELSSFLLSFKNKKISFLIGDTDGISSDIKRKSDLLLSLSPLTFPHELARLILLEQIYRAISISTNSPYHRS; translated from the coding sequence ATGCTTCAGAGTAATAGATTAACAATTTATGCTATCGGCAAAATAAAGAAACTTTGGATTAGAGATGGAATTAATCAATACAAAAAAAGAATGCCTGAACTTGTCATTAATGAGTTAAAGACTTTTAATTTAAATAATCTTAGATCCAATAATAATATTATTATCTGCCTAACTGAAGAAGGAAAACAATTTAATTCAGTTGAACTATCTTCTTTTCTTTTAAGTTTTAAAAATAAAAAAATTAGTTTCTTAATTGGTGATACTGATGGGATTAGCTCAGATATAAAACGAAAATCCGATCTTCTACTAAGTCTCTCTCCTTTAACTTTTCCTCATGAATTAGCTAGATTAATTTTACTTGAGCAAATCTATAGGGCTATTTCCATATCTACTAACTCCCCCTACCATCGTTCTTAA
- a CDS encoding 4-(cytidine 5'-diphospho)-2-C-methyl-D-erythritol kinase, with the protein MQDIAKTKIIIKSPAKINLHLEVIGKREDGFHELAMIMQNIDLSDYLEFQINNEGLIKLESDCNDLSLSSDNLIVKSANLLKKKSNIDFGANIFLRKNIPIGAGLAGGSSNAAATLIGLNKLWDLNLNQQTLTSLASTLGSDIPFFINGGIQLCFGRGEILEKLDLNFEYGVILLKNPNISVSTAETYKKYSKRFCDQYLTNIEMIENIRKNLRDNGLNNLNFDNQHLTIKNDLQVVVENDNDSVKQALYLLSKLENSLTFSMSGSGPTCFALFKDVETAKKELNANYKLFKDNGYDSWVCTFLKKGITFI; encoded by the coding sequence ATGCAAGATATAGCTAAAACGAAAATTATTATAAAATCTCCCGCCAAAATTAATTTGCACCTTGAAGTTATTGGTAAAAGGGAGGATGGATTCCATGAGTTGGCAATGATTATGCAAAATATTGATCTTTCTGATTATTTAGAATTTCAAATTAATAATGAAGGTTTAATTAAACTTGAATCAGATTGTAATGATTTAAGTTTATCTAGCGATAACTTGATTGTTAAATCCGCAAATCTATTAAAGAAAAAATCAAATATAGATTTTGGTGCAAATATATTTTTAAGAAAAAATATTCCAATTGGTGCCGGATTAGCCGGTGGATCCAGTAATGCAGCAGCAACATTAATTGGTCTTAATAAGTTATGGGATTTGAACTTAAATCAACAAACATTAACTTCATTAGCATCAACTTTAGGATCTGATATTCCCTTTTTTATAAATGGTGGTATTCAATTATGTTTTGGGAGAGGGGAAATTTTAGAGAAATTAGATTTAAACTTCGAATATGGAGTAATTCTTTTAAAAAATCCAAATATATCAGTATCTACTGCTGAAACTTATAAAAAATATAGTAAAAGATTTTGTGATCAATATCTTACTAATATAGAAATGATTGAGAACATAAGAAAAAATTTAAGAGATAATGGTTTAAATAACTTAAATTTTGATAATCAACATTTAACTATAAAAAATGATTTGCAGGTAGTTGTTGAAAATGACAATGATTCTGTAAAGCAGGCATTATATTTACTTTCTAAATTAGAGAATAGTCTTACATTTTCAATGAGTGGATCAGGTCCAACATGCTTTGCACTTTTTAAAGATGTTGAAACTGCTAAAAAAGAATTAAATGCAAATTATAAATTATTTAAAGATAATGGTTACGATTCATGGGTTTGCACTTTCCTTAAAAAGGGAATAACATTCATTTAA
- a CDS encoding DNA primase: MVHSIHPRTIQEVKEKADIVDVISEHIVLKKKGKEFVGICPFHDDTKPSMTVSPSKQFYYCFSCGAGGNSIKFLMEFTRANFSDVVLSLAKKNNINVENLEGPQVEAYKKQLSRKEELYKILRVTKNWFKSQLNNSLGIEAMQYLTSKRNLSNKIIDNFELGFAPNSWNDLFNYLSKVEKFPIKLILASGLAISKDNSDKIYDRFRNRLIVPIHDMQGRVVAFGGRSLDGQEPKYLNSPESEIFEKGKMLFAFEKASSNIRKRDKAIIVEGYFDVISLHSKGITNSVASLGTALNKYQISQLCRCTDNKNIILNFDSDNAGILATKRVIKEVESLSLHDQINLKILKLRDFKDPDEYLNSHTPEDYFNLIDNSSYWIDWEIDQIFKDKDLTKSEIFQSVISSLVKLLSKLPQSSTRTHYLQKVSEQLSKGQARLAIQFEQDLRNQVKGFRWHGRSKKFEQPNEISRREKNESEIIFYYLHCPDLRQFIRDEFLKRDINGFNTSYIQSLWEAISKIEQNNLGLNYLNDLKQSNSQNLQKDFSSINLISLLPDYLALNNLELSNKINIFINPNELFLTLLSNPKDNLLGTLSLLEKYNSLKRCRHLIESWGSQRLKTLENCISILIDNPSSGSSNTNKEIDELFKDLNSDAIKFQELYYLERQHINFLDKQRCGNFMAS, encoded by the coding sequence ATGGTTCATTCTATACACCCAAGAACTATTCAAGAGGTTAAGGAAAAGGCGGATATTGTGGATGTTATATCTGAGCATATTGTTCTTAAGAAGAAAGGCAAGGAATTTGTTGGGATTTGCCCTTTTCATGATGATACTAAGCCATCTATGACAGTATCACCTAGTAAACAGTTCTATTATTGTTTTTCTTGTGGTGCCGGTGGTAATTCTATTAAATTTTTAATGGAATTTACTCGTGCAAATTTTTCAGATGTTGTACTTTCTCTCGCTAAAAAAAATAATATTAATGTTGAAAATCTAGAGGGTCCCCAAGTAGAGGCTTATAAAAAACAATTATCTAGAAAAGAAGAACTTTATAAAATATTAAGAGTCACTAAAAATTGGTTTAAGTCTCAATTAAATAATTCTCTTGGTATTGAAGCTATGCAATATTTAACATCAAAGAGAAACTTGAGTAATAAGATTATTGATAACTTTGAATTAGGTTTTGCCCCAAATTCATGGAATGATTTATTCAACTATCTATCCAAGGTAGAAAAATTTCCTATCAAACTTATTTTAGCTTCAGGCCTTGCAATTTCTAAAGATAATTCTGACAAGATTTATGATCGTTTTAGAAATAGATTAATTGTTCCAATACATGATATGCAGGGAAGAGTAGTTGCTTTTGGTGGAAGGTCTCTTGATGGACAGGAACCCAAATATCTTAATTCTCCTGAATCGGAGATATTTGAAAAGGGTAAAATGTTGTTTGCATTCGAAAAAGCTTCTAGCAATATTAGGAAAAGAGATAAAGCTATTATTGTTGAAGGCTACTTTGATGTGATTTCACTTCATTCAAAGGGTATTACTAATTCAGTAGCTTCTCTCGGTACCGCATTAAATAAGTATCAAATTTCTCAACTTTGTAGATGTACGGATAATAAAAATATAATTTTGAATTTTGATTCTGATAATGCAGGAATTTTAGCTACAAAAAGAGTAATTAAAGAAGTCGAGAGTCTATCCCTTCATGATCAAATTAATCTTAAGATACTTAAACTAAGAGATTTTAAAGATCCTGACGAATATTTGAATAGTCATACGCCTGAAGATTACTTTAATTTAATTGATAATTCATCCTATTGGATTGATTGGGAGATTGATCAGATCTTTAAAGATAAAGATTTAACTAAGTCTGAAATTTTCCAGAGTGTTATTTCGTCATTGGTAAAATTGTTGAGTAAATTACCTCAATCATCAACCAGAACCCATTATCTACAAAAAGTGTCCGAACAATTAAGTAAGGGACAAGCTAGGTTAGCAATACAGTTTGAACAAGATTTAAGAAATCAAGTAAAGGGATTTCGTTGGCATGGTAGATCAAAAAAATTTGAACAACCAAATGAAATATCCCGAAGGGAGAAAAATGAATCGGAAATAATTTTTTATTATTTACATTGTCCAGATCTCAGGCAATTTATTCGTGATGAATTTCTTAAAAGAGATATTAATGGTTTTAATACTAGTTATATTCAAAGTTTATGGGAAGCTATTTCAAAAATTGAACAAAATAATTTGGGTTTAAATTATTTAAATGATTTAAAACAATCCAATAGTCAAAATCTTCAAAAAGATTTTTCTTCTATTAACTTAATTTCACTTCTGCCTGATTACTTAGCTCTCAATAATCTTGAATTATCAAATAAAATTAATATTTTTATTAATCCAAATGAGTTGTTTTTAACATTGCTGAGTAATCCTAAGGATAATTTACTAGGAACATTATCACTTCTTGAGAAATATAATTCTCTTAAAAGATGTAGACACTTAATCGAATCTTGGGGATCTCAAAGATTAAAAACTTTAGAAAATTGTATATCTATTTTAATTGATAATCCTTCTTCAGGTTCTTCAAATACAAATAAAGAGATAGATGAACTTTTTAAGGATTTAAACTCAGATGCGATAAAATTTCAGGAATTATATTACTTAGAAAGGCAACATATTAATTTTTTAGATAAACAACGTTGTGGCAATTTCATGGCTAGTTAA
- a CDS encoding glycine zipper 2TM domain-containing protein: MKFFYLAFLFCFSPILHVNAGTPKSVTCTRSEYREEYIPGTKSNPGYVKSYEVDVVVPCGGHNQAEKIDDNDCSEGSLIGGILGAGIALSSSRGKDRLWAVPAGGTAGALIGCQVDGG, from the coding sequence GTGAAATTTTTCTATTTAGCTTTTTTATTTTGTTTTTCTCCAATTCTTCATGTTAATGCCGGCACACCAAAGTCAGTAACATGTACAAGATCTGAATATAGAGAAGAATATATTCCTGGCACGAAATCAAACCCAGGTTACGTAAAAAGTTATGAAGTTGATGTCGTAGTGCCCTGCGGAGGTCATAATCAAGCTGAGAAAATAGATGATAATGATTGTAGTGAAGGTTCACTTATAGGAGGTATTCTAGGAGCTGGAATAGCACTTTCCTCATCTAGAGGAAAAGATAGATTGTGGGCCGTACCTGCCGGCGGGACAGCAGGGGCACTAATTGGATGCCAGGTGGATGGTGGTTAA
- the rsmA gene encoding 16S rRNA (adenine(1518)-N(6)/adenine(1519)-N(6))-dimethyltransferase RsmA, with the protein MNSKNYHQKKRFGQHWLVNKKILEKIKEIAVLNQNDFILEIGPGKGALTSKLLDSEIKKLHAIELDKDLINLLNDKFNNNDKFSLQQGDILSVNLDSINIKVTKVIANIPYNITGPILDIFIGRLGIVRNYNYEKIIFLMQKDVVDRILSKEGSPNAGALSIRMQLLSKIKRICDVPPSSFSPPPKVFSSLVVFEPIKNDLRLDIGLEKYIDKLLRISFNSRRKMLRNTLNSILSNEEINELSETSKVCFNLRPQDISIDQWIKLAENCIKIKK; encoded by the coding sequence ATGAATTCTAAAAACTATCATCAAAAAAAAAGATTTGGACAACATTGGTTGGTAAATAAAAAAATATTAGAAAAAATTAAGGAAATTGCTGTTCTTAATCAAAATGACTTTATTTTAGAAATTGGTCCAGGTAAAGGAGCTTTAACATCTAAGTTATTAGATTCAGAAATTAAAAAATTACATGCAATTGAATTAGATAAAGATTTAATAAATTTACTAAATGATAAATTCAATAATAATGATAAGTTTTCACTTCAGCAGGGAGATATTCTTTCTGTAAATTTAGATTCGATTAATATAAAGGTTACAAAAGTAATTGCAAATATTCCTTACAATATAACTGGCCCAATTTTGGATATTTTTATAGGGCGATTGGGCATTGTAAGAAACTATAATTACGAAAAAATAATTTTTTTAATGCAGAAAGATGTTGTAGATAGGATTTTGTCAAAAGAAGGTAGTCCCAATGCTGGTGCTCTTAGTATAAGAATGCAACTTCTATCAAAAATTAAAAGAATTTGCGATGTACCGCCTTCATCATTTAGTCCGCCTCCAAAAGTTTTTTCTTCTTTAGTAGTTTTCGAACCAATTAAAAACGATTTGAGATTAGATATTGGTTTAGAAAAATATATAGATAAACTTCTCAGAATTTCATTTAATTCAAGAAGAAAAATGCTTAGAAATACTCTTAATTCAATACTTTCAAATGAAGAGATAAATGAATTATCTGAAACTTCAAAAGTTTGTTTTAATTTAAGACCACAAGATATTTCAATTGATCAATGGATTAAGCTTGCAGAGAATTGTATTAAAATTAAAAAATAA
- a CDS encoding DMT family transporter has protein sequence MINIAVLEKKFNSLNKFNLVLASFFFSLMTLCVKNIDKRIPIYELVFFRSLLSLMITLFIINLKNINPWGNNRPLLILRGVLGTLALVCIFYAIRNMPLSISTVIQYTYPIFISIFAGIFINEKITRNIIFALIIGWIGIFVILNPSQLSNISVEIEKISISIAFLGAIFTALAYVTVKKLSFTENVYVIIEYFPLVSFITLLPIVLINWVTPNWSELVWIIGIGLFTQLGQTFLTIGLKNLPASEASTINYLQVLFGSIWGILFFSEIININFLFGASLVLLGTIISTTKIIKKT, from the coding sequence ATGATAAATATCGCCGTATTAGAAAAAAAATTTAATTCTTTAAATAAGTTTAATTTGGTATTAGCTTCATTCTTCTTTAGTTTGATGACATTGTGCGTAAAAAATATTGATAAAAGGATACCTATTTATGAATTAGTTTTTTTCCGATCATTGTTAAGTTTAATGATTACATTGTTCATAATTAATCTAAAAAATATAAATCCTTGGGGCAATAATAGACCATTACTTATCTTGAGAGGTGTTTTAGGAACATTAGCCTTAGTTTGTATTTTTTATGCAATAAGAAATATGCCACTTAGTATATCTACAGTTATTCAGTACACATATCCTATATTTATATCTATATTTGCTGGCATATTTATAAACGAAAAAATAACTCGCAATATAATTTTTGCATTAATTATTGGATGGATTGGAATATTTGTAATATTAAATCCAAGCCAATTATCAAATATAAGCGTTGAAATTGAAAAAATTTCGATTTCGATAGCATTTCTTGGAGCAATCTTCACTGCTTTGGCGTACGTTACAGTTAAAAAACTTTCATTCACTGAAAATGTTTATGTAATCATTGAATATTTTCCACTTGTTTCTTTTATAACATTATTGCCAATTGTTTTAATCAACTGGGTTACCCCAAATTGGAGTGAATTAGTTTGGATAATTGGCATTGGCTTATTTACTCAATTAGGTCAAACTTTCTTGACTATAGGATTAAAAAATTTACCTGCTTCTGAAGCTTCAACAATTAATTATTTACAAGTTTTATTCGGTTCAATTTGGGGGATTTTGTTTTTTAGTGAAATAATAAACATCAATTTCCTATTTGGAGCTTCTTTAGTTTTATTAGGAACTATCATATCTACTACCAAAATAATTAAAAAGACTTAG
- the rpsO gene encoding 30S ribosomal protein S15: MSLDTAEKQKLIENHQVHATDTGSVEVQVAMLTKRISKLSDHLQGNIHDFASRQGLLKMIGKRKRLLSYLKDKNVQKYQELVKKIGIRG; the protein is encoded by the coding sequence ATGTCATTAGATACAGCAGAAAAACAGAAGCTTATTGAAAACCATCAAGTACACGCAACTGATACGGGTTCAGTTGAAGTTCAGGTTGCAATGCTAACTAAAAGAATTTCTAAATTAAGTGACCACCTCCAAGGAAACATCCATGATTTCGCTTCAAGGCAAGGATTATTAAAAATGATTGGTAAAAGGAAAAGATTACTATCTTACTTAAAAGACAAAAACGTTCAGAAATATCAAGAACTAGTAAAGAAAATTGGAATCAGAGGATGA